From the genome of Schaalia dentiphila ATCC 17982, one region includes:
- a CDS encoding glycosyltransferase family 2 protein produces MDRVTRDEAVLRPRVTVLMATYNGMAEGGAWLDEQVDSVLAQVGVDVHLVVSDDASSDGTRAHLEARAAADPRITVLPQRDGTPGVTGNFLHLFTTHVPDGSYVAFTDQDDVWHEDKLSSQLALMADRGADVVSSNVTSFQWLPGGAVGERRLIRKSQPQRAWDFLFEAAGPGSTYVFSPKAHEALVQVLEGLDYSEIGVHDWYVYALARSIGLTWVIGEEPTLEYRQHGGNVQGANSGSGARDARMAKLRNGFYRNQFILTARTAQKVGTFDERRARQLRAILGELEGQGIALRLRFALRWRQIRRDRMEGLKLAAARVLGVW; encoded by the coding sequence TTGGATCGCGTGACCCGAGACGAGGCCGTGCTTCGCCCCCGAGTCACCGTCCTCATGGCCACCTACAACGGGATGGCCGAGGGCGGGGCGTGGCTCGACGAACAGGTTGACTCCGTGCTCGCCCAGGTGGGCGTGGACGTCCATCTCGTCGTGTCCGACGACGCGTCGAGCGACGGGACGCGCGCACACCTGGAGGCACGCGCCGCTGCCGACCCTCGGATTACGGTTCTGCCCCAGCGTGACGGTACCCCCGGCGTCACGGGCAACTTCCTGCACCTTTTTACGACGCATGTCCCCGACGGTTCCTACGTCGCCTTCACAGACCAGGACGACGTGTGGCACGAGGATAAGCTGAGTTCTCAGCTGGCCCTCATGGCCGATCGTGGGGCTGACGTCGTGTCATCGAACGTGACGTCCTTCCAGTGGCTGCCCGGCGGGGCGGTGGGGGAGCGCCGCCTCATTCGCAAGTCGCAGCCTCAGCGGGCTTGGGACTTTCTCTTCGAAGCCGCGGGGCCCGGCTCCACCTACGTCTTCAGTCCGAAGGCCCACGAGGCCCTCGTGCAGGTGTTGGAAGGCCTCGACTACAGCGAGATCGGCGTGCACGACTGGTATGTGTACGCGCTGGCCCGATCAATCGGCCTCACCTGGGTAATCGGCGAGGAACCGACACTTGAGTATCGTCAGCACGGCGGCAATGTGCAGGGCGCGAACTCCGGCTCCGGGGCGCGTGACGCCCGCATGGCCAAGCTGCGGAACGGTTTTTATCGTAACCAGTTCATTCTGACTGCCCGTACCGCCCAGAAGGTCGGTACGTTCGACGAGCGCCGCGCTCGCCAGCTGCGCGCCATCCTGGGCGAGCTCGAGGGGCAAGGCATCGCCTTGAGGCTGCGCTTCGCCCTGCGCTGGCGTCAGATCCGCCGTGACCGCATGGAGGGCCTCAAGCTCGCCGCTGCGCGAGTCCTCGGCGTGTGGTGA
- the rfbB gene encoding dTDP-glucose 4,6-dehydratase has product MKIVVTGGAGFIGANFVHTLLEDHPDVDVVVLDKFTYAGNRASLTDMPAELAARLTVVEGDIADADLVDGVVAGADAVVHFAAESHNDNSLLDPSPFIQTNLVGTFTLLEAVRRHKVRFHHISTDEVYGDLELDDPAKFTPTTPYNPSSPYSSSKAGSDLLVRAWVRSFGVEATISNCSNNYGPYQHIEKFIPRMITNRLRGVRPRLYGDGLNVRDWIHVRDHNTAVWDILMKGRIGETYLIGADGETNNRDVVAILNELMGYAPDDFDHVTDRPGHDLRYAIDNSKLVTELGWEPQFTNFRDGLADTIAWYTENEAWWAPLKEAVEAKYAAEGH; this is encoded by the coding sequence ATGAAGATCGTTGTGACCGGCGGTGCCGGCTTCATTGGAGCGAATTTCGTTCACACGCTGCTGGAGGACCACCCGGACGTCGACGTCGTCGTCCTGGACAAGTTCACCTACGCGGGCAACCGGGCGTCCCTGACCGATATGCCCGCCGAGCTTGCCGCTCGCCTGACCGTCGTCGAGGGCGACATCGCCGACGCCGACCTCGTGGACGGCGTCGTCGCCGGTGCCGACGCGGTCGTTCACTTCGCCGCCGAGTCGCACAACGACAACTCCCTCCTCGACCCCTCGCCCTTCATTCAGACCAACCTGGTGGGCACCTTCACCCTGCTGGAGGCCGTGCGCCGCCACAAGGTCCGCTTCCACCACATCTCCACGGACGAGGTCTACGGTGACCTCGAGCTGGACGATCCCGCGAAGTTCACCCCCACCACGCCCTACAACCCCTCCTCGCCGTACTCCTCGTCCAAGGCGGGTTCGGACCTCCTGGTGCGCGCGTGGGTGCGTTCCTTCGGTGTTGAGGCCACAATCTCGAACTGCTCGAACAACTACGGCCCCTACCAGCACATCGAGAAGTTCATCCCCCGCATGATCACGAACCGCCTGCGCGGTGTGCGCCCCCGCCTGTACGGCGACGGCCTGAACGTGCGCGACTGGATCCACGTGCGCGACCACAATACGGCCGTGTGGGACATCCTCATGAAGGGCCGCATCGGCGAGACCTACCTGATCGGCGCGGACGGCGAGACGAACAACCGCGACGTCGTCGCCATCCTCAACGAGCTGATGGGCTACGCCCCCGACGACTTCGATCACGTGACCGATCGTCCGGGCCACGATCTGCGCTACGCGATCGACAACTCCAAGCTGGTCACCGAGCTCGGCTGGGAGCCCCAGTTCACGAACTTCCGCGACGGCCTGGCCGACACGATCGCCTGGTACACCGAGAACGAGGCGTGGTGGGCTCCCCTCAAGGAAGCCGTCGAGGCGAAGTACGCCGCCGAAGGACACTGA
- a CDS encoding DUF2142 domain-containing protein, giving the protein MARALIDHLAPARDRFVSTAARPLAFVILALGILSVATGWIFASPPGSSPDDDYHLVSTWCPRPIESTGCDTTTIDGELYVMAPVTTSHAQCEAFSPERSHACIKDYSDDTMFPSYRYNDGQYPYGFYQFHHLFAGHNVERSVWIMRSINVGIAMALIGAVCALSTREVRRATALAALVAWTPMGLYFIASNNPSSWAITGVFSYGAALYGALNAQGWRRWTLLGVAGLASLLCYGSRGDAAFYVFVASLGILILAARRRHLPEIGIASVLSVIGIWFMLSSGQSGHIAQSDASVTLHERIEVAIMNIRYLPEYFAGFIGLNSGPGWRDTPLPGYTTILGLLVLGAVLFYGARTMSLRKALAAFMVFGAMAGIPLLIATPPTFPNLGGYHSRYALPLLGTWLLIWLSCAIKKSSITRGQIVMFVFFLSVVDAVAMHTTIARYVRGLLSIRHMGWIAPGNLNGDIQWWWADMPLSPMTLWGLASLGYALALASAIYLLRNRQVEAPASTTPTQEEETA; this is encoded by the coding sequence ATGGCACGTGCGCTCATCGATCACCTCGCTCCCGCGCGGGATCGTTTCGTCTCTACCGCAGCGCGACCTCTGGCCTTCGTCATCCTGGCCTTGGGCATCCTCTCCGTGGCCACGGGCTGGATCTTCGCTTCTCCTCCGGGCTCTTCCCCGGACGATGACTACCACCTCGTCTCCACGTGGTGCCCGCGCCCCATCGAGTCCACGGGCTGCGACACGACCACGATCGACGGGGAGCTGTACGTGATGGCCCCCGTGACCACGTCCCACGCGCAGTGCGAGGCCTTCAGCCCCGAGCGCTCGCACGCGTGCATCAAGGACTACTCGGACGACACGATGTTCCCGTCATACCGATACAACGACGGCCAGTACCCCTACGGCTTCTACCAGTTCCACCATCTGTTCGCGGGCCACAACGTCGAGCGCTCCGTGTGGATCATGCGCTCGATCAACGTTGGCATCGCGATGGCGCTGATCGGCGCAGTCTGCGCGCTGTCGACCCGCGAGGTCCGGCGCGCGACCGCGCTGGCCGCGCTCGTCGCATGGACGCCGATGGGCCTGTACTTCATCGCCTCCAACAACCCCTCCTCGTGGGCGATCACGGGCGTCTTCAGCTACGGCGCGGCTCTCTACGGCGCGCTGAACGCGCAGGGATGGCGCCGCTGGACGCTCCTGGGTGTGGCTGGTCTCGCGTCCCTCCTGTGCTACGGCTCGCGAGGCGACGCCGCCTTCTACGTCTTCGTGGCGTCCCTCGGTATCCTCATCCTGGCAGCCCGGCGCCGCCACCTGCCCGAGATCGGTATCGCGTCCGTCCTGAGCGTCATCGGCATCTGGTTCATGCTCAGCTCCGGACAGTCCGGCCACATCGCCCAGTCCGATGCCTCGGTGACCCTGCACGAGCGCATCGAGGTCGCGATCATGAACATCCGCTACCTGCCCGAGTACTTCGCGGGCTTCATCGGGTTGAACTCCGGCCCTGGCTGGCGCGATACCCCCCTGCCGGGCTACACGACGATTCTCGGCCTCCTCGTCCTGGGCGCGGTCCTTTTCTACGGTGCACGCACGATGAGCCTGCGCAAGGCCCTGGCAGCCTTCATGGTCTTCGGCGCGATGGCTGGCATCCCGCTGCTGATCGCGACCCCTCCGACCTTCCCCAACCTCGGCGGATACCACTCCCGCTACGCCCTGCCGCTACTGGGCACGTGGCTGCTCATCTGGCTCTCCTGCGCCATCAAGAAGTCTTCGATAACCCGTGGCCAGATCGTCATGTTCGTGTTTTTCCTGAGCGTCGTCGACGCGGTTGCGATGCACACGACGATCGCTCGCTACGTCCGAGGCCTGCTATCGATCCGCCACATGGGGTGGATCGCACCGGGTAACCTGAATGGTGACATTCAGTGGTGGTGGGCCGACATGCCGCTCAGCCCAATGACTTTGTGGGGCCTAGCCTCCCTGGGATACGCACTTGCCCTGGCGAGCGCCATCTACCTGCTGCGTAACCGCCAGGTGGAGGCGCCTGCCTCGACCACTCCGACCCAAGAGGAAGAAACTGCATGA
- a CDS encoding glycosyltransferase family 2 protein yields MSATVTVVVRTRNRPAMLTRALASIASQSFDDYEVVIVNDAGDEAEVREIVKKQKSAVRSKITIVTNEVSNGREAALESGLAASRNRYYAVHDDDDSWHPHFLKKTVAYLDEHPEAGGVASRCEIVRERVRADGTCIEIEREVLSTDNYGLSLVDMMVENYTPPISQLIRREVADRVGHWDGSLQTQADWDFNLRLLADSPVGFIDGEPLAYWHHRDTMDASLGNSVVTDAYLHKWDNLHIRDRYLRAMLATEDPSSPHLGQALLSAEYYRRMREELARVDSGFHSSLNLVHVDMLNTMTALHQQVHELRGEVSALREQLDAGSPLRQSLRRTASLPKRIVRRLLGR; encoded by the coding sequence ATGAGCGCAACAGTCACCGTCGTCGTGCGCACGCGTAATCGCCCGGCGATGCTCACCCGTGCCCTCGCATCGATCGCTTCGCAGAGCTTCGACGACTACGAGGTCGTCATCGTCAACGACGCCGGCGACGAGGCCGAGGTCCGCGAGATCGTCAAGAAGCAGAAGAGCGCCGTACGTTCGAAGATCACGATCGTCACGAACGAGGTCTCGAACGGCCGCGAGGCCGCGCTTGAGTCGGGCCTGGCGGCATCGCGCAACCGCTACTACGCGGTCCACGACGATGACGACTCCTGGCACCCTCACTTCCTGAAGAAGACGGTCGCCTACCTCGATGAGCATCCGGAGGCGGGCGGAGTCGCCTCCCGCTGCGAGATCGTCCGCGAGCGCGTACGCGCCGACGGCACGTGCATCGAGATCGAGCGCGAGGTCCTGTCGACGGATAACTACGGCCTGTCCCTTGTGGACATGATGGTGGAGAACTACACGCCGCCGATCTCGCAGCTGATCCGCCGCGAGGTCGCCGACCGCGTGGGCCACTGGGACGGTTCCCTGCAGACACAGGCGGACTGGGACTTCAACCTGCGCCTGCTGGCGGACTCGCCAGTCGGCTTCATCGACGGGGAGCCGCTGGCCTACTGGCACCACCGCGACACGATGGATGCGTCCCTGGGCAACTCCGTCGTCACGGACGCGTACCTGCACAAGTGGGACAACCTGCATATCCGCGACCGCTACCTGCGTGCCATGCTGGCGACGGAGGATCCTTCATCCCCGCACCTGGGCCAGGCTCTGCTGTCGGCGGAGTACTACCGCCGGATGCGCGAGGAACTCGCGCGCGTAGATTCGGGCTTCCACTCCTCGCTCAACCTCGTGCACGTCGACATGCTGAACACGATGACGGCCTTGCACCAGCAGGTGCACGAGCTGCGCGGAGAGGTCAGCGCCCTGCGCGAGCAGCTTGATGCCGGTTCGCCCCTGCGCCAGTCGCTGCGCCGCACGGCATCCCTGCCGAAGCGCATCGTGCGTCGCCTGCTGGGGCGCTGA
- a CDS encoding NlpC/P60 family protein, translating to MASTLTLARRALARALTVALTLALIALPAQARADAGDEATPQSAADTSTAAQSASPAAPSASPSPETTDVPEPTAPASSDGDRAARASSESDDPPTMGAQDETGRGTWMRDSVGWWWRRADGTYPASQWVRIGGARYFFYDSGYMATGWLRDGADWFFLAPSGALVGGWLRDGGSWYYLDPATGVMRTGMTGVDGTWYYLGSSGAMRTGWERLADGWHYFASNGAQMGGWLRDGGQWYYLDPDSGVMRTAPLELNGRRYEFDASGAWRGYEAPAGYLQPTDHITGLGDATNTLTWGMNGTKVRIAQVRLGLWHSNKLASVDAPFVAAVKNFQQRAGLPVTGVVDKATWDAMDTGYPWTVDQYQATPLPLTATRSERVEAMIGYAWNQTGSSYTWGGAGPYDQGFDCSGLVLQSLYAAGLDPQPIDVIKHAWPSYRTSQELYAYPRFQHVPLAQRQRGDLIFYTTSGTVTHVAIYLGDDMIVHTDWMGRPARMQHITAGYGWERMTPDVVRPLP from the coding sequence ATGGCATCGACGCTCACGCTCGCCCGCCGTGCGCTCGCGCGCGCCCTCACCGTAGCCCTGACCCTCGCGCTCATCGCCCTGCCCGCGCAGGCCCGCGCCGACGCTGGGGATGAGGCTACGCCACAGTCCGCAGCCGACACTTCCACCGCTGCCCAGTCCGCCTCGCCTGCCGCGCCGTCGGCTTCGCCTAGCCCCGAGACCACGGACGTGCCCGAGCCCACCGCCCCCGCCTCGAGCGACGGGGATCGGGCGGCCCGGGCCTCGTCGGAGAGTGACGACCCCCCGACGATGGGCGCGCAGGACGAGACCGGAAGGGGCACCTGGATGCGTGACTCGGTCGGCTGGTGGTGGCGGCGCGCCGACGGCACCTACCCCGCCTCCCAGTGGGTGAGGATCGGAGGCGCGCGCTACTTCTTCTACGACAGCGGCTACATGGCCACAGGCTGGCTGCGTGATGGTGCTGATTGGTTCTTCCTGGCTCCCTCGGGAGCGCTCGTTGGCGGATGGCTGCGTGACGGCGGATCGTGGTACTACCTGGATCCCGCCACCGGCGTCATGCGTACGGGTATGACCGGCGTGGATGGCACGTGGTACTACCTGGGATCGTCGGGCGCGATGCGCACCGGCTGGGAGCGCCTGGCCGACGGGTGGCACTACTTCGCCTCCAACGGTGCCCAGATGGGAGGCTGGCTGCGCGACGGGGGCCAGTGGTACTACCTCGACCCCGATAGCGGCGTCATGCGCACCGCGCCCCTGGAACTGAACGGCCGCCGTTACGAATTCGACGCCTCGGGCGCTTGGCGTGGATACGAGGCCCCGGCTGGCTACCTGCAGCCCACCGACCACATCACGGGCCTCGGGGACGCGACCAACACGCTCACCTGGGGGATGAACGGCACCAAGGTACGCATCGCACAGGTGCGCCTGGGCCTGTGGCACTCCAATAAGCTCGCCTCCGTCGACGCGCCCTTCGTGGCCGCCGTCAAGAACTTCCAGCAGCGGGCGGGACTACCCGTCACCGGCGTCGTCGACAAGGCCACCTGGGATGCCATGGACACCGGCTACCCGTGGACCGTCGACCAGTACCAGGCCACGCCCCTGCCCCTGACGGCCACGCGCTCCGAGCGCGTCGAGGCGATGATCGGGTACGCGTGGAACCAGACCGGCTCCTCCTACACGTGGGGAGGGGCAGGCCCCTACGACCAGGGATTCGACTGCTCGGGCCTGGTCCTCCAATCCCTCTACGCTGCGGGCCTGGATCCCCAGCCCATCGACGTGATCAAGCACGCGTGGCCGTCCTATCGCACGTCGCAGGAACTTTACGCGTACCCGCGTTTCCAGCACGTGCCCCTTGCGCAGCGCCAGCGCGGCGACCTCATCTTCTACACGACGAGCGGCACCGTCACGCACGTCGCCATCTACCTGGGGGACGACATGATCGTCCACACCGACTGGATGGGACGCCCCGCCCGTATGCAGCACATCACCGCCGGATACGGGTGGGAGCGCATGACCCCGGACGTCGTGCGCCCGCTGCCATAG
- a CDS encoding ABC transporter ATP-binding protein → MTNAISVEGVSKRFRIYKNRNQSLKGAFLQRSRAQFEEFWALDDVSFEIPQGKTFGLLGHNGSGKSTLLKCIAKILTPDRGTISSTGRMAAMLEVGSGFHPELSGRENIYLNGAILGMSKKEIDSKLDAIIDFSGVERFIDQPVKNYSSGMYVRLGFSVSIHVEPDILLVDEVLAVGDMEFQNKCMDKFAQLKDQGRTVVVVSHGLEQMRTFCDQAAWLDHGTLVDVGAAAEVIDTYSDVAHHAVEVEGGGTRFGSGEAMIERIELLSASGQPTSLVYPGDPVRLRLHYRANERIESPVFGASIDTREGVFVWGLHGMDACYVPTSIEPGTGHLDIDIPRLTFNPGAYTISAAIQNQDMTSVIDALQKARRFDVLPGPGMESGGLVNLGASFTDLTPERPMRDVPRRGAADYEHLARMQAQQADALENED, encoded by the coding sequence ATGACGAACGCGATTTCGGTGGAGGGCGTCTCCAAGCGCTTCCGCATCTACAAGAACCGCAACCAGTCCCTCAAGGGCGCGTTCCTGCAGCGTTCGCGCGCTCAGTTCGAGGAGTTCTGGGCCCTCGACGACGTCTCGTTCGAGATCCCGCAGGGCAAGACATTCGGCCTGCTCGGACACAACGGTTCGGGCAAGTCGACGCTGCTCAAGTGCATCGCGAAGATCCTCACCCCGGACAGGGGAACGATCTCCTCGACGGGGCGCATGGCCGCCATGCTCGAGGTCGGCTCCGGCTTCCACCCCGAGCTGTCGGGCCGCGAGAACATCTACCTCAACGGCGCGATCCTGGGCATGAGCAAGAAGGAGATCGACTCCAAGCTGGATGCGATCATCGACTTCTCCGGCGTCGAGCGCTTCATCGATCAGCCGGTGAAGAACTACTCGTCGGGCATGTACGTGCGCCTGGGCTTCTCCGTGTCCATCCATGTGGAGCCGGACATCCTCCTCGTCGACGAGGTCCTGGCCGTGGGCGACATGGAATTCCAGAACAAGTGCATGGACAAGTTTGCCCAGCTCAAGGATCAGGGGCGTACGGTCGTCGTCGTGTCCCACGGCCTCGAGCAGATGCGCACCTTCTGTGACCAGGCCGCGTGGCTGGATCACGGCACGCTCGTCGACGTGGGTGCGGCAGCCGAGGTTATCGACACCTACTCCGACGTCGCTCACCACGCCGTCGAGGTCGAGGGTGGTGGCACGCGCTTCGGCAGCGGTGAGGCCATGATCGAGCGCATCGAACTGCTGTCCGCGTCCGGTCAGCCCACGTCGCTCGTGTACCCGGGCGATCCCGTGCGCCTGCGCCTGCACTACCGCGCGAACGAGCGTATCGAGTCCCCGGTTTTCGGCGCCTCCATCGACACCCGCGAAGGCGTCTTCGTGTGGGGACTGCACGGTATGGACGCCTGCTACGTGCCGACCTCGATCGAGCCGGGCACCGGTCACCTCGACATCGACATTCCGCGTCTGACCTTCAACCCGGGCGCGTACACGATCTCCGCAGCCATCCAGAACCAGGACATGACCAGCGTCATTGACGCCCTGCAAAAGGCGCGCCGCTTCGACGTCCTGCCCGGCCCGGGCATGGAGTCCGGCGGCCTGGTGAACCTGGGAGCGTCGTTCACGGACCTGACGCCCGAGCGCCCCATGCGCGACGTGCCCAGGCGCGGCGCCGCCGACTACGAGCACCTCGCGCGCATGCAGGCCCAGCAGGCCGACGCGCTCGAGAATGAGGACTGA